In Arachis hypogaea cultivar Tifrunner chromosome 2, arahy.Tifrunner.gnm2.J5K5, whole genome shotgun sequence, a genomic segment contains:
- the LOC112749413 gene encoding ataxin-3 homolog — MMDGASNGGMLYHEVQESKLCAVHCVNTVLQGPFFSEFDLAALASDLDRRERQMMLPAALSSGDFLSEESHNVSLDGDFSIQVLQKALEVWDLQVIPLDSPVAEPAQIDPELENASICHLQDHWFCIRKVNGEWYNFDSLYAAPQHLSKFYLSAYLDSLKGFGWSIFLVRGNFPKEFPISSAESSNGFGQWLSPEDAERITKSCNSGLTPHQRTNESQQQFLSSGEVEMYSDFEDEELKAAIAASLMDSSSSVANVKVEASTPQNDNQSSKQVATTEDFPQNEQINKQKEVVEASQPANNQSTKLVEATGDDSLQKDRSSQEVTSIVGHNTQDENHNDKGKAVL, encoded by the exons ATGATGGATGGTGCGAGCAACGGTGGCATGTTGTACCATGAGGTACAAGAGTCCAAGCTTTGCGCTGTGCATTGCGTCAACACGGTGCTGCAGGGTCCGTTCTTCTCCGAATTTGATCTCGCTGCTCTCGCCTCCGATCTCGATCGCAGGGAGCGACAGATGATGCTCCCAGCCGCACTCTCTTCCGGAGATTTTCTTTCTGAGGAGTCGCACAATGTCTCCCTCGATGGAGATTTCAGCATCCAG GTCTTACAAAAGGCTTTGGAAGTGTGGGATCTACAGGTTATTCCTCTTGACTCACCTGTTGCTGAGCCTGCTCAAATTGATCCTGAATTGGAAAATGCCTCTATTTGCCATTTGCAAGATCATTGGTTTTGTATCCGTAAAGTGAATGGAGAGTGGTATAATTTTGACAGTCTTTATGCAGCCCCACAACACCTTTCTAAGTTTTACCTCTCAGCCTATCTTGATTCTTTGAAAGGCTTTGGGTGGAGCATATTCCTAGTAAGAGGAAATTTTCCAAAAGAGTTTCCCATATCCTCAGCCGAATCTTCTAATGGTTTTGGGCAGTGGCTGTCACCTGAAGATGCTGAGAGGATAACTAAGTCTTGCAATTCAGGGCTGACTCCACATCAGAGAACTAATGAGAGCCAACAACAATTTCTTTCATCTGGGGAAGTGGAAATGTATTCAgactttgaagatgaggaactgAAGGCTGCAATAGCTGCTAGTCTAATGGATTCTTCCTCATCTGTGGCAAATGTCAAAGTTGAGGCAAGCACTCCCCAAAATGATAATCAAAGTAGTAAACAAGTTGCAACCACCGAAGATTTCCCACAAAACgaacaaataaacaaacaaaaggaAGTTGTTGAAGCTAGTCAACCTGCCAACAACCAAAGTACCAAACTGGTGGAAGCTACTGGAGATGATTCTCTTCAAAAAGATCGAAGTAGCCAAGAAGTGACATCTATTGTAGGTCATAATACTCAAGATGAGAACCATAATGACAAAGGAAAAGCAGTCTTGTAA